A stretch of Henckelia pumila isolate YLH828 chromosome 4, ASM3356847v2, whole genome shotgun sequence DNA encodes these proteins:
- the LOC140862056 gene encoding putative late blight resistance protein homolog R1B-23, with amino-acid sequence MDSWKHVAGNMNSIINSEDDEKCQKILYLSYNNLPIHLKPCFLYLSVARSPYNISIPTRIKQWVSEGFVKPIRGKSLEEAAHEYITELVDRNLLILRKRGVLGNLLRCGVHDLLRDLSIREVKKINLFRVIYDENPESPSRLCLRPSILQPEVGYVPRALDILGPASLSRPIASTSDSTPFYAGHLQLLRVLEMSDSILPDENSQLMNLRFFGFQGQLDGNSIPRFYSLMSLFWNLQTLLIDNSTSATLYLPPEIWCLPHLRHLQTHRCVLPDPPMDDHVMENLQTLYTVVFFRCSEEVYRRLPNLKELGIGYEDASPGVEWPSLRLQNLVHLQKLESLFINVCTENRPISWKYLSFPVSLKELTLSACKLPWEDMSIVGSLPNLELLQLCFNACKGQTWCPTQGQFVKLKELVLEAIDLLHWRADKTHFQSWST; translated from the coding sequence ATGGATTCGTGGAAGCATGTAGCAGGAAATATGAACTCGATCATAAATTCTGAGGACGACGAGAAATGCCAAAAGATATTGTATTTGAGTTACAATAACTTGCCTATTCATTTGAAACCATGCTTTCTCTACTTGTCTGTGGCTCGATCACCATATAATATTAGTATCCCTACGCGCATCAAGCAATGGGTTTCTGAGGGATTTGTAAAACCGATAAGAGGTAAAAGCTTGGAAGAGGCAGCACATGAATACATAACAGAACTTGTTGATAGAAACCTCCTTATCCTTCGTAAACGAGGGGTCCTTGGTAACTTGCTACGTTGTGGTGTGCATGATCTCTTGAGAGACCTATCCATTAGGGAGGTGAAAAAAATAAACCTGTTTCGTGTGATATATGATGAGAACCCAGAATCGCCCTCTCGCCTCTGTCTTCGTCCATCTATCTTGCAACCCGAAGTAGGATACGTCCCACGTGCCCTTGATATATTGGGACCGGCCTCACTAAGTCGGCCTATTGCTAGTACGTCGGACAGCACACCATTTTACGCTGGTCATTTACAATTGTTGAGGGTGTTGGAAATGAGTGATTCAATTCTACCTGATGAAAACTCGCAGCTAATGAACCTGCGGTTCTTCGGTTTCCAAGGTCAGTTGGATGGGAATTCGATTCCGAGGTTTTATTCTTTGATGTCCCTATTTTGGAATCTACAGACTTTGCTAATTGATAATTCCACATCTGCAACTTTATATCTGCCCCCGGAAATTTGGTGTTTGCCACACCTTAGGCATCTCCAAACTCATAGATGTGTTTTACCTGACCCTCCCATGGACGATCATGTTATGGAAAATCTGCAAACTCTCTACACGGTTGTATTTTTTCGGTGTAGTGAGGAGGTTTATAGAAGGCTTCCCAATCTGAAGGAATTAGGAATTGGATATGAAGATGCATCCCCAGGTGTGGAATGGCCCTCGTTGCGCCTTCAAAATCTCGTCCACTTGCAGAAGCTGGAATCATTGTTTATCAACGTATGCACGGAAAATAGGCCGATATCTTGGAAATATCTCAGCTTCCCAGTGTCTCTCAAAGAGTTGACTTTAAGTGCCTGCAAGTTACCTTGGGAAGATATGAGCATTGTGGGTTCATTGCCTAATCTTGAGCTACTTCAGCTCTGCTTCAACGCGTGTAAAGGGCAGACGTGGTGTCCAACACAAGGTCAATTTGTTAAATTGAAAGAGTTGGTCCTTGAGGCGATTGATTTGTTACACTGGAGAGCAGACAAGACGCACTTCCAGTCCTGGAGCACTTGA
- the LOC140863109 gene encoding putative late blight resistance protein homolog R1B-16, with product MHSCEKPNSLLKLEASTMAAAYAALMSLLNTSELLFHPSQQWLRINIVQIVYLLQNVHILQEFLEDYSHRAHQEMAGVESQIEAAAYAAEEIIESHVLDQISARSKGSEADSSNSFSADIHEIIEVMEYLIDNKLVRIKETIEEDPTFIDSSPAVASRSAPNTMVGTDEKLNEILDILTGQQSNRQIVAIVGMGGIGKSTLANNLYEHPYIQNYFDICAWATISQKHSAPKIIYEMLSEIGQSRSESRLIGDPSVQTKCETGDEQLGEQLYKKLFGRRYLIVLDDLWSIEAWDEIKRFFPDHCDNGSRIMITTRVKNVAEQLTSCPLFELDLLDDNRSWELMREKIFGHQQGCPPELEELGKDIAKNCKGLPLAIVAIGGLLAKSDKTMDSWKHVAGNMNSIINSEDDEKCQKILYLSYNNLPIHLKPCFLYLSVARSPYNISIPTRIKQWVSEGFVKPIRGKSLEEAAHEYITELVDRNLLILRKRGVLGNLLRCGVHDLLRDLSIREVKKINLFRVIYDENPESPSRLCLRPSILQPEVGYVPRALDILGPASLSRPIASTSDSTPFYAGHLQLLRVLEMSDSILPDENSQLMNLRFFGFQGQLDGNSIPRFYSLMSLFWNLQTLLIDNSTSATLYLPPEIWCLPHLRHLQTHRCVLPDPPMDDHVMENLQTLYTVVFFRCSEEVYRRLPNLKELGIGYEDASPGVEWPSLRLQNLVHLQKLESLFINVCTENRPISWKYLSFPVSLKELTLSACKLPWEDMSIVGSLPNLELLQLCFNACKGQTWCPTQGQFVKLKELVLEAIDLLHWRADKTHFPVLEHLILEYLNLEEFPQEFGEHPTLVKIEVFSCGDSTNGWAAEVGEEQESYGNEGFRVIIRETEEYKPTLVTRPSMDGHNLSRGIAFFISL from the exons ATGCATTCTTGCGAG AAGCCAAATTCACTACTCAAACTCGAAGCTTCAACTATGGCGGCGGCTTATGCAGCTCTAATGTCTCTTCTGAACACTTCAGAGCTCCTCTTCCACCCTTCCCAGCAATGGCTACGTATAAACATAGTACAGATCGTGTACCTGCTGCAAAATGTTCATATCCTTCAAGAATTTCTCGAAGATTATTCACACAGAGCCCACCAAGAAATGGCTGGAGTGGAGAGTCAAATTGAAGCTGCAGCTTATGCAGCAGAAGAAATCATCGAGTCCCATGTATTGGATCAGATTTCAGCACGATCTAAGGGTAGCGAGGCGGATAGCTCGAACAGCTTCTCTGCAGATATCCATGAAATTATAGAAGTGATGGAGTATCTGATCGATAACAAGCTGGTGAGGATAAAAGAAACCATTGAGGAAGATCCGACGTTCATAGATTCATCGCCTGCTGTGGCTTCAAGATCAGCTCCCAATACTATGGTGGGTACTGATGAGAAGTTGAATGAAATATTGGACATACTCACTGGACAACAATCAAATCGCCAAATCGTAGCAATTGTTGGAATGGGAGGAATAGGTAAGTCCACTCTAGCTAACAATTTATACGAACATCCATATATTCAGAATTACTTTGATATTTGTGCTTGGGCTACAATATCTCAAAAACATAGTGCACCAaaaattatttatgaaatgCTATCAGAAATTGGACAAAGTAGATCAGAGAGTCGTTTAATTGGCGATCCGTCGGTCCAAACCAAGTGTGAGACTGGTGATGAACAATTGGGTGAACAATTGTACAAAAAGTTATTTGGTAGAAGATATTTGATCGTGCTGGATGATTTATGGAGCATTGAGGCTTGGGACGAGATAAAACGATTCTTTCCAGATCATTGCGACAATGGAAGTCGAATCATGATAACGACGAGGGTAAAGAACGTGGCAGAACAATTGACCTCTTGTCCGCTCTTTGAACTGGATTTGTTAGATGACAACAGGAGCTGGGAATTGATGAGGGAAAAAATTTTCGGACATCAACAAGGTTGTCCTCCTGAACTGGAAGAATTAGGGAAGGACATTGCGAAAAATTGCAAAGGACTTCCTTTGGCAATTGTGGCGATAGGGGGACTGCTCGCCAAGTCTGATAAGACGATGGATTCGTGGAAGCATGTAGCAGGAAATATGAACTCGATCATAAATTCTGAGGACGACGAGAAATGCCAAAAGATATTGTATTTGAGTTACAATAACTTGCCTATTCATTTGAAACCATGCTTTCTCTACTTGTCTGTGGCTCGATCACCATATAATATTAGTATCCCTACGCGCATCAAGCAATGGGTTTCTGAGGGATTTGTAAAACCGATAAGAGGTAAAAGCTTGGAAGAGGCAGCACATGAATACATAACAGAACTTGTTGATAGAAACCTCCTTATCCTTCGTAAACGAGGGGTCCTTGGTAACTTGCTACGTTGTGGTGTGCATGATCTCTTGAGAGACCTATCCATTAGGGAGGTGAAAAAAATAAACCTGTTTCGTGTGATATATGATGAGAACCCAGAATCGCCCTCTCGCCTCTGTCTTCGTCCATCTATCTTGCAACCCGAAGTAGGATACGTCCCACGTGCCCTTGATATATTGGGACCGGCCTCACTAAGTCGGCCTATTGCTAGTACGTCGGACAGCACACCATTTTACGCTGGTCATTTACAATTGTTGAGGGTGTTGGAAATGAGTGATTCAATTCTACCTGATGAAAACTCGCAGCTAATGAACCTGCGGTTCTTCGGTTTCCAAGGTCAGTTGGATGGGAATTCGATTCCGAGGTTTTATTCTTTGATGTCCCTATTTTGGAATCTACAGACTTTGCTAATTGATAATTCCACATCTGCAACTTTATATCTGCCCCCGGAAATTTGGTGTTTGCCACACCTTAGGCATCTCCAAACTCATAGATGTGTTTTACCTGACCCTCCCATGGACGATCATGTTATGGAAAATCTGCAAACTCTCTACACGGTTGTATTTTTTCGGTGTAGTGAGGAGGTTTATAGAAGGCTTCCCAATCTGAAGGAATTAGGAATTGGATATGAAGATGCATCCCCAGGTGTGGAATGGCCCTCGTTGCGCCTTCAAAATCTCGTCCACTTGCAGAAGCTGGAATCATTGTTTATCAACGTATGCACGGAAAATAGGCCGATATCTTGGAAATATCTCAGCTTCCCAGTGTCTCTCAAAGAGTTGACTTTAAGTGCCTGCAAGTTACCTTGGGAAGATATGAGCATTGTGGGTTCATTGCCTAATCTTGAGCTACTTCAGCTCTGCTTCAACGCGTGTAAAGGGCAGACGTGGTGTCCAACACAAGGTCAATTTGTTAAATTGAAAGAGTTGGTCCTTGAGGCGATTGATTTGTTACACTGGAGAGCAGACAAGACGCACTTCCCAGTCCTGGAGCACTTGATtcttgaatatttaaatttggaGGAATTTCCTCAAGAATTTGGGGAACACCCAACACTTGTAAAAATTGAAGTGTTTTCTTGTGGCGATTCCACCAATGGTTGGGCAGCGGAAGTGGGTGAGGAACAAGAGAGCTATGGAAACGAAGGCTTTCGAGTCATAATACGCGAAACAGAGGAGTACAAGCCCACACTAGTCACGAGGCCGAGCATGGACGGTCACAACCTTTCAAGAGGTATTGCCTTTTTCATCAGTCTATAG